From Bacillus sp. FSL K6-3431, the proteins below share one genomic window:
- the spoIIID gene encoding sporulation transcriptional regulator SpoIIID codes for MHDYIKERTIKIGRYIVETRKTVRVIAKEFGVSKSTVHKDLTERLPEINPDLAYEVKNILDYHKSIRHLRGGEATKQKYRRKEVEGEPVK; via the coding sequence GTGCACGATTACATCAAAGAGCGAACGATCAAGATAGGCAGGTATATCGTGGAGACAAGAAAAACGGTTCGTGTTATTGCCAAGGAATTTGGCGTATCTAAAAGTACAGTTCATAAAGATTTAACAGAGCGATTACCGGAGATCAATCCTGATTTGGCCTATGAGGTTAAAAACATTTTGGACTATCATAAGTCAATTAGACATTTACGTGGAGGAGAAGCAACAAAACAAAAGTATAGAAGAAAAGAGGTTGAAGGTGAACCAGTAAAATAG
- a CDS encoding M23 family metallopeptidase: MREEEKNQSSQVRKFFKKRWVFPAVYLVSAALLISMIVWYQTSGMDKAKGPEVADPGQSLVGENTEEPSIEVNQSFENFAMPVQNEDDVKVITEFFDATASEEKQESALIVDGNTYRPSLGLDIAQSEGKEFKVVSALSGKVAAVRQDSLLGNVIEIEHEKGIMTVYQAVKDIKVKAGDKVKQGDVLATSSTSQLNKAAENHVHFEIRKESKAVNPLTFFGQPVTALENTDTTGVPEKSDSENVSEEDAIDNASQEEKDASDNVSQEEKDASDNVSDEETSDSISDQETNNANNPEPKTN, translated from the coding sequence ATGAGAGAGGAAGAAAAGAATCAATCTTCTCAAGTAAGAAAATTCTTTAAAAAGCGTTGGGTATTTCCAGCAGTTTATTTAGTTAGTGCGGCATTGCTCATTTCTATGATTGTTTGGTATCAAACAAGTGGAATGGACAAGGCAAAGGGACCTGAAGTAGCAGATCCGGGACAGAGTTTGGTTGGTGAAAATACAGAAGAACCTTCTATTGAAGTCAATCAATCTTTTGAAAACTTTGCAATGCCAGTACAAAACGAAGACGATGTAAAAGTTATTACAGAGTTTTTTGATGCCACTGCGTCCGAGGAAAAGCAAGAAAGTGCACTAATCGTTGATGGGAACACTTATCGTCCTAGTCTTGGGCTTGATATTGCTCAATCAGAGGGGAAAGAATTTAAAGTAGTATCAGCACTTAGTGGAAAAGTAGCAGCAGTCAGACAAGATTCATTACTAGGTAATGTGATTGAAATTGAGCACGAAAAAGGCATTATGACTGTATACCAAGCGGTAAAGGACATTAAAGTAAAAGCGGGAGACAAGGTTAAACAAGGGGATGTGCTTGCAACGTCTAGTACAAGCCAATTGAATAAAGCCGCTGAAAACCATGTTCATTTTGAAATTCGTAAGGAAAGCAAAGCAGTTAATCCACTTACGTTTTTTGGACAACCGGTAACTGCACTAGAAAATACGGATACGACAGGTGTACCAGAGAAATCTGATTCTGAAAATGTATCTGAGGAAGATGCAATAGACAATGCATCACAAGAAGAAAAAGATGCGTCAGACAATGTATCTCAAGAAGAGAAAGATGCATCAGACAATGTATCCGATGAAGAAACATCAGACAGCATATCTGATCAAGAAACAAATAATGCTAATAATCCTGAACCAAAAACAAATTAA
- the spoIID gene encoding stage II sporulation protein D produces MNQMKPVIFVVAILITLTFILPSLLVLPFSGKKTVEKLGDSETPTTQPPPSNNEPATEVGVLRSATNNIEKLPIEEYVIGVVASEMPANFEPEALKAQALTARTYITSHLLNADNANLPEGADVADTVNYQVYKDKSELKKSWGKNYDSNYKKVANAVKQTQDKILTYEEKPITASFFSASNGFTENAEDYWENQVPYLKSVESPWDSKESPEFESQISLSTKEFEQKLGVDIGKGADVGRIIARTPGKKVAEVEINGKKFTGREIREKLGLRSTDFDWVHKGDAIIITTKGFGHGVGMSQYGANGMAKEGKDYQEIVNHYYHGVKISDIRPYFDQKLAFNQ; encoded by the coding sequence ATGAATCAAATGAAACCAGTTATATTTGTAGTTGCTATTTTAATTACGCTCACATTTATACTTCCATCCCTACTTGTGTTGCCTTTCTCTGGTAAAAAGACTGTAGAAAAGCTTGGTGATTCGGAAACTCCAACAACACAACCACCACCTTCTAATAATGAACCTGCAACAGAAGTCGGAGTTCTTAGATCTGCTACGAATAATATTGAAAAACTACCGATAGAAGAATATGTAATCGGCGTGGTCGCCTCAGAAATGCCGGCCAACTTCGAACCTGAAGCATTAAAAGCACAAGCTTTGACAGCAAGGACATATATTACAAGTCATTTACTTAACGCAGATAATGCTAATCTGCCAGAAGGGGCAGATGTAGCCGATACAGTTAATTATCAAGTGTATAAAGACAAATCCGAGCTGAAAAAAAGCTGGGGGAAAAACTATGACTCGAACTACAAAAAAGTCGCCAATGCTGTCAAACAAACACAAGATAAAATATTAACATATGAGGAAAAACCAATAACGGCTTCTTTTTTTTCTGCGAGTAATGGTTTTACTGAAAATGCAGAAGATTATTGGGAAAACCAAGTTCCTTATTTGAAAAGTGTAGAAAGTCCTTGGGATAGTAAAGAATCCCCGGAATTTGAAAGCCAAATATCGTTGAGTACCAAAGAATTTGAACAAAAACTTGGTGTCGATATTGGAAAAGGTGCAGATGTGGGCAGAATTATCGCTAGAACGCCCGGTAAAAAAGTGGCAGAAGTAGAGATTAACGGCAAAAAGTTTACTGGGCGAGAAATAAGAGAGAAGCTAGGTTTACGTTCAACGGATTTTGACTGGGTTCATAAAGGTGATGCAATCATTATCACGACAAAAGGATTTGGCCATGGAGTAGGAATGAGCCAATACGGTGCAAACGGAATGGCAAAAGAAGGTAAAGACTATCAAGAAATCGTCAACCACTATTATCATGGAGTCAAAATCTCAGACATTCGCCCATACTTTGATCAAAAACTTGCATTTAATCAATAA